A DNA window from Arachis duranensis cultivar V14167 chromosome 3, aradu.V14167.gnm2.J7QH, whole genome shotgun sequence contains the following coding sequences:
- the LOC107480257 gene encoding NAC domain-containing protein 82 — protein sequence MEKGKLIPGFHFNPTDVELLKYFLKRKVTGKKLPNVIAEINVYQYCPWDLQGKSHLKSGDLEWYFFCARGKNYGIGSKTNRAIKNGYWKATGMDKAIVQHDKQTVGMMKTLVFHTGKPPHGTRTDWVMHEYRLQDKDLTDKGIAQDSYVICKVFRKEGHGPRSGAQYRKPFNEEDWDDDDDDDDDHHVVEEGGTPSTALVAPVSIQSMTLDGSSYMKATSVSCESGPVATSPVPSTPSSDASIHTVNNSTVTDLSKDEKTVPKENIAAGDLLSKFFEGLEDLESEYTPNGMGLDGFAPNGINYDDLGHLDLIDCNFL from the exons atggaaaaaggaaaattaattcCGGGATTTCATTTCAATCCCACTGATGTAGAGCTTCTAAAGTATTTTTTGAAGAGAAAAGTGACAGGCAAAAAGCTACCCAATGTGATTGCTGAGATTAACGTTTATCAGTATTGTCCCTGGGATCTCCAAG GTAAGTCACATCTGAAAAGTGGGGATTTGGAGTGGTACTTCTTCTGTGCAAGAGGAAAAAATTATGGAATTGGGTCGAAGACGAACCGTGCTATAAAGAATGGGTACTGGAAAGCTACTGGTATGGACAAAGCTATTGTTCAGCATGACAAGCAAACAGTGGGGATGATGAAAACCCTTGTTTTCCACACTGGGAAACCGCCTCATGGGACCCGAACTGATTGGGTTATGCATGAGTATAGGCTTCAAGATAAAGACCTTACTGATAAAGGAATTGCTCAG GACTCTTATGTTATCTGTAAGGTGTTCCGAAAGGAGGGTCATGGCCCACGGAGCGGTGCACAATATAGGAAACCATTTAATGAAGAAGAttgggatgatgatgatgacgatgatgatgatcatcACGTTGTTGAGGAGGGGGGAACCCCTTCAACTGCTTTGGTTGCGCCGGTTTCCATTCAGTCTATGACATTGGATGGCTCTTCTTACATGAAGGCAACCTCTGTTTCATGTGAGTCGGGACCTGTGGCTACTTCTCCTGTCCCATCAACTCCTTCTTCAGATGCAAGCATTCACACGGTTAATAATTCAACAGTGACTGATCTCTCCAAAGACGAAAAAACAGTACCTAAG GAAAATATTGCTGCCGGTGACCTCTTGAGTAAGTTTTTTGAGGGTTTGGAAGACCTCGAGTCTGAATACACTCCAAATGGAATGGGCTTGGATGGCTTCGCCCCAAATGGAATAAACTATGATGACTTGGGGCACTTGGATTTGATTGATTGCAATTTCCTCTAG